The proteins below come from a single Geobacillus thermoleovorans genomic window:
- a CDS encoding flagellar brake protein gives MIKIGDSIRLEPSDGSARQYRSKALAVADGAVHISYPIDEQSGKTVYLLNGMQFKATFVGQDGGLYMFDTEVKGKIRDPLPMVVLAYPGEEYVVRIQRRRYVRVKANVDAAVHPSDSEFAPFVTKTVDISAGGAALLVPPAHAPLLRPGMAVELWLVLAMRSGEYHYVQTKASIVRMADDERGMAKMSVEFTNLAPQDRVRLIRYSFERQLEERKWENEQNK, from the coding sequence ATGATCAAAATCGGAGATTCGATCCGGCTTGAGCCGTCGGACGGCTCAGCGCGGCAATACCGAAGCAAAGCGCTCGCTGTTGCTGACGGGGCGGTTCATATCAGCTATCCGATCGATGAACAGAGCGGAAAAACCGTTTATTTGTTGAACGGGATGCAGTTTAAAGCGACTTTTGTCGGGCAAGACGGCGGTTTATACATGTTTGATACCGAAGTGAAGGGGAAAATCCGCGATCCGTTGCCGATGGTCGTCTTGGCTTACCCGGGCGAGGAATACGTCGTGCGCATCCAGCGCCGCCGTTATGTACGGGTGAAAGCCAATGTCGATGCGGCCGTCCATCCGTCTGACAGCGAGTTCGCTCCGTTTGTGACGAAGACGGTGGATATCAGCGCCGGCGGTGCCGCCCTCCTTGTGCCGCCGGCGCACGCTCCGCTTCTTCGCCCCGGCATGGCGGTCGAGCTTTGGCTCGTGTTGGCGATGCGCTCCGGCGAATACCATTACGTGCAAACGAAGGCGTCGATTGTGCGCATGGCTGATGACGAACGCGGCATGGCGAAAATGTCGGTGGAGTTCACAAACCTCGCCCCCCAAGACCGCGTTCGGCTCATTCGCTACAGCTTTGAACGGCAGCTTGAGGAGAGAAAATGGGAGAACGAACAGAATAAATGA
- the cmk gene encoding (d)CMP kinase, which produces MKRRISIAIDGPAAAGKSTVAKRIAERLSYVYIDTGAMYRALTYRALACGVDIHDEQALLSLLRDTSIELKPSPHGQIVLVNGDDVTDIIRGEAVTNAVSLVAKHPLVREEMVARQRALAEGGGVVMDGRDIGTHVLPNAEVKIFLKASVEERARRRHEENLARGFPSDLEKLKEEIARRDRLDSERETAPLRKAPDAVEIDTTSLSVEEVVERIMEIVNERIG; this is translated from the coding sequence ATGAAACGACGAATCAGCATCGCAATCGACGGACCCGCCGCGGCGGGGAAAAGCACGGTCGCCAAACGGATCGCTGAGCGGCTTTCCTACGTATACATCGATACCGGCGCCATGTATCGCGCGCTGACGTACCGGGCGCTTGCATGCGGCGTCGACATCCATGATGAGCAGGCGCTCCTGTCGCTGCTTCGCGATACATCGATTGAGTTGAAACCGTCGCCGCATGGACAGATCGTCCTAGTCAATGGCGACGATGTGACCGACATCATCCGCGGTGAGGCGGTGACGAATGCGGTGTCGCTTGTTGCGAAGCATCCGCTTGTGCGCGAGGAGATGGTCGCCCGCCAACGCGCCTTGGCGGAAGGGGGCGGCGTCGTCATGGACGGGCGCGATATCGGAACGCATGTGCTGCCAAACGCCGAAGTAAAAATTTTCCTGAAAGCTTCGGTCGAGGAGCGGGCGCGGCGCCGGCATGAGGAAAATCTCGCGCGCGGCTTTCCATCCGATCTTGAAAAGCTGAAAGAAGAGATCGCCCGCCGCGACCGGCTCGATTCGGAACGGGAGACAGCGCCGCTTCGCAAGGCGCCGGATGCGGTGGAAATCGATACGACATCGCTGTCGGTTGAGGAAGTGGTGGAGCGGATTATGGAGATTGTCAACGAAAGGATTGGATGA
- the rpsA gene encoding 30S ribosomal protein S1 has product MTEEMNVQVNVYEVGDIVRGKVVKLEDKQVLVEVENSKQSGIIPISELSNLHIEKPSDAVAVGDEVTAKVKKVEEGKDGEEGLLILSKRAVDAERAWEDLERKFASGETFETVIKDIVKGGLVADVGVRGFIPASLVEPHYVEDFSDYKGKTLAVKVVELDREKNRVILSHRAVVEEEQARQQKELLSRLEPGQVLDGVVRRIADFGVFVDVGGFDGLVHISQLSHTRVAHPSEVVKEGDAVKVKVLAVDPEQGRLSLSIKEALPGPWEGLGEKVKPGDVVTGTVKRLASFGAFVEVFPGVEGLVHVSQIANRRIGSPHEVLKEGDVVKAKVLDVNEADHRLSLSIRALLEEEAAAPAEDYSQYTRTSETRGFQLGEVIGEQLKKLK; this is encoded by the coding sequence ATGACAGAAGAGATGAATGTGCAAGTCAATGTGTATGAAGTGGGCGATATCGTCCGCGGCAAAGTGGTGAAGCTTGAGGACAAGCAAGTGCTGGTCGAGGTGGAAAACAGCAAGCAAAGCGGCATCATTCCGATCAGCGAGCTGTCGAACTTGCATATTGAAAAACCGAGCGATGCCGTCGCTGTCGGCGATGAAGTGACGGCCAAAGTCAAAAAAGTGGAAGAAGGAAAAGACGGGGAAGAAGGGTTGCTCATTTTATCGAAAAGAGCGGTGGACGCCGAGCGGGCGTGGGAAGATCTTGAGCGCAAATTTGCAAGCGGCGAAACATTTGAAACAGTCATTAAAGACATCGTCAAAGGCGGTCTTGTCGCCGATGTCGGAGTGCGCGGCTTCATCCCGGCGTCGCTTGTCGAGCCGCATTACGTCGAAGATTTTTCCGATTATAAAGGAAAAACGCTCGCCGTGAAAGTCGTCGAGCTTGACCGCGAGAAAAACCGCGTCATTTTGTCGCATCGGGCGGTCGTTGAGGAAGAACAAGCGCGGCAGCAAAAAGAACTGCTCTCCCGCCTTGAGCCGGGGCAAGTGTTGGATGGCGTCGTCCGCCGCATTGCCGATTTCGGCGTCTTTGTCGATGTCGGCGGGTTTGATGGGCTCGTACATATTTCCCAGCTTTCCCATACGCGCGTCGCTCATCCGTCGGAAGTGGTGAAAGAAGGCGATGCGGTGAAAGTGAAAGTGTTGGCTGTCGACCCGGAACAAGGCCGCCTGTCGCTGTCGATCAAAGAAGCGCTGCCGGGCCCATGGGAAGGCCTCGGCGAAAAAGTGAAACCGGGTGATGTCGTCACCGGGACGGTGAAACGGCTCGCTTCATTCGGCGCGTTTGTGGAAGTCTTCCCAGGCGTCGAAGGATTGGTGCATGTGTCGCAAATCGCCAACCGCCGCATCGGCTCGCCGCATGAAGTGCTGAAAGAAGGCGACGTGGTGAAGGCGAAAGTGCTCGACGTCAACGAAGCGGATCACCGCCTTTCCCTCAGCATCCGCGCGCTGCTTGAGGAAGAGGCGGCCGCGCCGGCCGAGGATTACAGCCAATACACAAGAACGTCGGAAACGCGCGGCTTTCAGCTCGGCGAAGTGATTGGCGAGCAGCTGAAAAAATTGAAATGA
- a CDS encoding YpzI family protein — protein sequence MGKDRQEKKLKQSRRVESDRDQSLSYKGAARLDTPEEARERNEH from the coding sequence ATGGGAAAAGATCGACAGGAAAAAAAGCTGAAGCAATCGCGGCGCGTCGAGTCAGATCGAGATCAGTCCCTCTCCTATAAAGGAGCGGCTCGGCTCGACACGCCGGAGGAAGCGCGGGAACGGAACGAGCACTAA
- the prsW gene encoding glutamic-type intramembrane protease PrsW, producing the protein MFSLISAGVAPGVALLSYFYLKDEYEAEPLSFVLRMFLFGVLLVFPIMFIQYVLAAEGIVASPAAEAFLSAALLEEFVKWFVVYFFVYDHDEFDEPYDGIVYSASVSLGFATLENILYLLANGVETAIARALLPVSSHALFSVIMGFYFGKAKFAVKKRRYYLWASFLLPFFLHGVYDWLLLAKERWGYYMGLFMLALWWAALRKVKQAKGYARPQAVPPVKSQA; encoded by the coding sequence ATGTTTTCGTTGATTTCCGCCGGCGTCGCCCCCGGGGTGGCGCTGCTTAGTTATTTTTATTTAAAGGACGAGTATGAGGCTGAGCCGCTTTCGTTTGTGTTGCGCATGTTTTTGTTCGGCGTCTTGCTTGTGTTTCCGATCATGTTCATCCAATACGTGCTGGCGGCAGAAGGGATCGTCGCGTCGCCGGCAGCCGAGGCGTTTCTTTCCGCTGCGCTCCTTGAGGAGTTTGTCAAATGGTTTGTCGTTTATTTTTTTGTGTATGACCACGACGAATTTGACGAGCCGTATGACGGCATTGTGTACAGCGCCAGCGTCTCGCTTGGGTTCGCGACGCTGGAAAACATTTTGTACTTGTTGGCCAACGGAGTGGAGACGGCCATTGCCCGTGCGCTTTTGCCGGTGTCCAGTCATGCGCTCTTTTCCGTCATCATGGGGTTTTATTTCGGCAAGGCGAAGTTTGCCGTAAAAAAGCGCCGCTATTATTTATGGGCGTCGTTTTTGTTGCCGTTTTTCCTTCATGGCGTCTATGACTGGCTGTTGCTCGCCAAAGAGCGATGGGGCTATTACATGGGGTTGTTTATGCTCGCCTTATGGTGGGCGGCGTTGCGCAAAGTAAAACAAGCGAAAGGATACGCCCGCCCTCAAGCGGTGCCGCCTGTGAAAAGCCAAGCGTAA
- a CDS encoding capping complex subunit for YIEGIA, translating into MTHEKIILAVITMNGGRVAGGAPIFICQTKEEMEQIAANLEAILDGIAHEVGEGLLIIVKH; encoded by the coding sequence ATGACGCATGAAAAAATAATTTTGGCCGTCATTACGATGAACGGCGGGCGCGTCGCCGGCGGTGCGCCGATCTTTATTTGCCAAACGAAAGAGGAAATGGAACAGATCGCCGCGAATTTAGAGGCGATTTTGGATGGCATCGCCCATGAAGTGGGCGAGGGGCTTCTTATTATCGTCAAACATTAG
- a CDS encoding asparaginase codes for MTKRKVVLLTTGGTIASKRNERSGRLRAGALSGEELAAMCHLPKEIEIIVESVFQLPSMHLTFSHWLELKKRIEAHFTDPSVDGIVVTHGTDALEETAYFLDLTIDDPRTIVVTGSQRAPSDLGSDVYINIRHAIYAACAESLRGAGAVVVFNERIFAAKYVKKEHASNIQGFNAFGFGYLGIIDNDEVYVYQKPIRREYYKLVRPLPPVDIVKCYLEADGKFIKAARESGVAGIVLEGVGRGQVAPKMVDEIVKAIEAGIKVVVTTSAEEGAVYTTYDYPGSAYDLHKKGVILGSDYDAKKARIKLAVALAADAAVDGLFAY; via the coding sequence GTGACGAAACGGAAAGTGGTGCTCCTGACAACCGGCGGCACGATTGCGAGCAAGCGAAACGAACGCTCCGGCCGCCTGCGGGCCGGGGCGCTAAGCGGTGAAGAACTTGCGGCGATGTGCCATTTGCCGAAAGAAATTGAAATCATCGTGGAAAGCGTATTTCAATTGCCAAGCATGCATTTGACGTTTTCGCATTGGCTTGAGCTGAAAAAACGGATTGAGGCGCATTTCACCGATCCATCCGTTGATGGCATCGTCGTCACTCACGGAACCGATGCGCTCGAAGAAACGGCCTATTTCCTTGATTTGACGATCGATGACCCGCGGACGATCGTCGTCACCGGTTCGCAGCGGGCGCCGTCTGATTTGGGCAGCGATGTGTACATCAACATCCGCCATGCCATTTACGCCGCGTGCGCCGAGTCGTTGCGTGGGGCGGGGGCGGTCGTTGTGTTCAATGAACGCATTTTTGCCGCGAAATACGTGAAAAAAGAACACGCCTCGAACATTCAAGGATTCAACGCTTTCGGCTTCGGCTATTTAGGCATCATTGACAACGATGAGGTGTACGTGTACCAAAAGCCGATCCGACGCGAATATTACAAGCTTGTGCGCCCGCTTCCGCCGGTGGACATTGTGAAATGCTACTTGGAGGCGGACGGCAAGTTCATTAAAGCGGCTCGAGAAAGCGGCGTCGCTGGCATTGTGCTCGAAGGGGTCGGCCGCGGGCAAGTGGCGCCAAAAATGGTCGATGAAATCGTCAAAGCCATCGAAGCGGGGATCAAAGTCGTTGTGACGACGAGCGCCGAGGAAGGGGCGGTGTATACAACGTACGATTACCCCGGCAGCGCCTACGATTTGCATAAGAAAGGGGTTATTCTTGGCAGCGACTACGATGCGAAAAAGGCGCGCATCAAGCTCGCTGTCGCTCTTGCTGCCGACGCCGCCGTTGATGGCTTGTTCGCTTATTAG
- the sleB gene encoding spore cortex-lytic enzyme, whose amino-acid sequence MARKWVLFIALAVWTCIYPSGHAFAFSPQVIQRGAVGDDVIELQARLQYLGFYNGKIDGVFGWRTYWALRNFQYEYGLPVDGLAGSETKRKLVNASKYYEQFVKEQIRQGNDFTHYGGIPLSQQVKKRGGGSSRAAKTTASNVPKGFSQNDIRLMANAVYGEARGEPYIGQVAVAAVILNRLEHPSFPDTVAGVIFQPGAFTAVADGQIWLTPNETAKKAVLDAINGWDPTGGAIYYFNPATATSAWIWSRPQIKRIGNHIFCK is encoded by the coding sequence ATGGCAAGAAAATGGGTTCTATTCATCGCATTGGCTGTTTGGACGTGCATTTACCCATCAGGCCATGCTTTCGCGTTTTCCCCGCAAGTGATTCAGCGTGGAGCAGTTGGCGATGATGTCATTGAACTGCAGGCGCGGCTGCAATACCTTGGGTTTTACAACGGCAAAATTGACGGCGTGTTTGGCTGGCGAACGTATTGGGCGCTGCGCAATTTCCAATACGAATACGGCTTGCCGGTCGATGGACTAGCCGGATCGGAGACGAAACGGAAGCTTGTGAACGCTTCAAAATATTACGAGCAGTTTGTGAAAGAGCAAATCCGCCAAGGAAACGATTTCACCCATTACGGCGGCATTCCGCTCAGCCAGCAGGTGAAAAAACGCGGCGGAGGATCGTCGCGGGCAGCGAAAACGACGGCGTCGAACGTGCCGAAAGGGTTTTCGCAAAACGATATTCGGCTGATGGCAAACGCCGTTTACGGGGAAGCGCGCGGGGAGCCGTACATCGGACAAGTGGCGGTTGCCGCCGTTATTTTAAATCGGCTGGAGCATCCGTCGTTTCCGGATACGGTCGCCGGGGTGATCTTTCAGCCAGGCGCGTTTACCGCGGTCGCCGATGGGCAAATTTGGCTGACGCCGAATGAAACGGCGAAAAAAGCGGTGCTTGATGCGATCAACGGCTGGGACCCAACCGGCGGAGCGATTTACTACTTTAACCCAGCCACGGCGACGAGCGCTTGGATTTGGAGCCGCCCGCAAATCAAGCGGATTGGAAACCATATTTTTTGCAAATAA
- the der gene encoding ribosome biogenesis GTPase Der — MANPVVAIVGRPNVGKSTIFNRIVGERISIVEDVPGVTRDRIYSRAEWLNHSFYLIDTGGIDIGDEPLLVQIRQQAEIAIDEADVIIFMTNGRDGVTAADEEVAKLLRRSNKPVVLAVNKIDNPEMRDLIYDFYALGFGEPYPISGAHGTGLGDLLDAVVRHFPKGGGQEYEEDVIKFCLIGRPNVGKSSLVNAILGEERVIVSDIAGTTRDAVDTSFVREGQEYVIIDTAGMRKRGKIYESTEKYSVLRALRAIERSDVVLVVLNAEEGIIEQDKKIAGYAHEAGRGVILIVNKWDAIEKDDKTMVEFERKIRDHFPFLDYAPILFVSAKTKQRLHKLLPLVRLVSDNHAMRVQTNVLNEVIMDAVAMNPTPTHNGRRLKVYYMTQVAVKPPTFVAFVNDPELMHFSYERFLENRIRDAFGFEGTPIKIIARPRK; from the coding sequence ATGGCAAATCCAGTCGTGGCCATTGTCGGCCGTCCAAATGTAGGAAAATCGACGATTTTCAACCGCATTGTCGGGGAACGCATTTCCATCGTCGAAGACGTGCCTGGAGTGACGCGCGACCGCATTTACAGCCGAGCCGAATGGCTGAACCATTCGTTTTATTTGATCGATACCGGCGGCATTGACATTGGCGACGAGCCGCTGCTTGTGCAAATTCGCCAGCAGGCGGAAATCGCCATCGATGAGGCGGATGTCATCATCTTTATGACGAACGGCCGGGACGGTGTGACTGCGGCTGATGAAGAGGTGGCCAAGCTGCTCCGCCGGTCGAATAAGCCGGTTGTGCTCGCGGTGAACAAAATCGACAATCCGGAAATGCGTGATTTGATTTACGACTTTTACGCTCTGGGCTTTGGGGAGCCGTATCCGATTTCCGGAGCTCATGGGACAGGGCTTGGCGATTTGCTTGATGCTGTTGTCCGTCATTTTCCAAAGGGCGGTGGACAAGAGTATGAAGAAGACGTCATTAAGTTTTGCCTCATTGGCCGGCCGAATGTCGGCAAATCGTCGCTTGTCAACGCCATTTTAGGTGAGGAGCGGGTCATCGTCAGCGACATCGCCGGTACGACGAGGGACGCCGTCGACACCTCGTTTGTGCGCGAAGGGCAGGAATATGTTATCATTGATACGGCAGGGATGCGCAAACGAGGAAAAATTTACGAAAGCACGGAAAAATATAGCGTCTTGCGCGCGTTAAGGGCCATTGAGCGCTCGGACGTCGTGCTTGTTGTGTTAAACGCTGAGGAAGGCATCATCGAGCAGGACAAAAAAATCGCCGGATACGCGCATGAAGCGGGTCGCGGTGTCATTCTTATCGTCAATAAATGGGATGCGATTGAAAAGGACGACAAAACGATGGTCGAATTTGAGCGGAAGATTCGCGATCATTTTCCGTTTTTGGACTATGCGCCGATTTTGTTCGTATCGGCGAAAACGAAGCAGCGGCTGCATAAGCTCTTGCCGCTCGTCCGGCTTGTGAGCGACAATCATGCGATGCGCGTCCAGACAAATGTGCTCAATGAAGTCATCATGGATGCGGTGGCGATGAATCCGACGCCGACGCATAACGGGCGGCGTCTGAAAGTTTATTACATGACGCAAGTCGCCGTCAAACCGCCGACGTTTGTCGCGTTTGTCAACGACCCGGAACTGATGCATTTTTCATATGAACGGTTTTTGGAAAACCGCATCCGCGATGCATTCGGTTTTGAAGGCACGCCGATTAAAATCATCGCCCGCCCGCGGAAATAA
- a CDS encoding lysophospholipid acyltransferase family protein produces the protein MTVDFYSFAKGIVKGVLTPFYRIQTIGIEQFPKEGGVLLCANHISNLDPPVIGITAPRPIRFMAKEELFRAPVVKTLVKSLHAFPVKRGMNDRQALRTGLEVLKQGEVLGIFPEGTRSKDGRLKKALPGVGFFALRTEAAVVPCAIVGPYRPFVPLKVVYGAPIDMAPLRARKASPEEAADYIMDHIRRLLEEHQRA, from the coding sequence ATGACGGTGGACTTTTATTCATTCGCCAAGGGGATCGTCAAGGGAGTGCTCACCCCTTTTTACCGCATTCAAACGATCGGGATTGAACAATTTCCAAAGGAAGGCGGCGTGCTTCTTTGCGCCAACCATATCAGCAACCTAGATCCGCCGGTCATCGGCATTACGGCGCCGCGGCCGATTCGGTTTATGGCGAAAGAAGAGCTGTTTCGTGCTCCGGTCGTGAAAACGCTCGTCAAAAGCTTGCATGCCTTTCCGGTCAAGCGCGGCATGAACGACCGCCAGGCGCTGCGCACGGGGCTTGAGGTGCTGAAGCAAGGCGAAGTGCTCGGCATTTTTCCGGAAGGGACGCGCAGCAAAGACGGCCGGCTGAAAAAGGCGCTGCCCGGCGTTGGCTTTTTCGCTTTGCGCACCGAGGCCGCCGTTGTCCCGTGCGCCATTGTCGGCCCGTACCGTCCGTTTGTGCCGCTTAAGGTTGTGTACGGAGCGCCGATCGATATGGCGCCGCTGCGCGCGCGGAAAGCGAGCCCGGAAGAAGCGGCCGATTACATTATGGATCATATCCGCCGGCTGCTGGAAGAGCATCAGCGAGCATGA
- a CDS encoding YpfB family protein, whose translation MKRIEQLLWKLVVIQTICLLIAQWLVLYTPAALYIGKVYEYEGVAKPEKTKTVETAVDR comes from the coding sequence ATGAAACGGATCGAACAGCTGTTGTGGAAGCTTGTCGTCATCCAGACGATTTGCCTGTTGATCGCCCAATGGCTTGTGTTGTACACGCCAGCGGCGTTGTATATCGGCAAGGTGTATGAATACGAAGGTGTAGCCAAGCCAGAAAAAACGAAAACAGTTGAAACGGCCGTCGACCGTTGA
- a CDS encoding YphA family membrane protein has protein sequence MEGAYFYFFFWALWIAATFLMKKTVERTKLAAFSLFMISSASMTVKISPIHMAASFFVLFFSSCYVAVTQRPCGWLRMALSASGLAFAYAAFRLLALFDPVWIWLDGQWMLGWWMALISSLFHRRISARLLCLALGGCQGEVVYAMSILRMAPGYVLGSFSFLDALAISASSLLVWESIRFFSLQLEEKRPVRRTRQP, from the coding sequence ATGGAAGGAGCTTATTTTTATTTCTTTTTTTGGGCGTTATGGATTGCAGCGACATTTTTGATGAAAAAGACCGTCGAGCGGACGAAGCTGGCTGCATTTTCGCTTTTCATGATCAGTTCGGCCTCGATGACGGTGAAGATCAGTCCCATTCATATGGCGGCGTCCTTTTTTGTGCTTTTTTTCTCCTCTTGTTACGTGGCGGTCACACAGCGGCCATGCGGATGGCTGCGGATGGCGCTGTCAGCGTCCGGCTTGGCGTTTGCCTATGCCGCTTTTCGTCTGCTTGCCTTGTTTGATCCGGTCTGGATTTGGCTTGATGGCCAATGGATGCTTGGCTGGTGGATGGCCTTGATCAGCAGTCTGTTCCACCGCCGCATATCCGCCCGCCTTCTTTGTCTGGCGCTCGGCGGCTGTCAAGGGGAAGTGGTGTACGCCATGTCCATCTTGCGCATGGCGCCGGGTTATGTGCTTGGGTCGTTTTCCTTTTTGGATGCGCTCGCCATTAGCGCATCATCTTTGCTCGTTTGGGAATCGATCCGCTTCTTCTCGCTGCAGCTTGAGGAAAAACGGCCTGTAAGGAGGACGAGGCAGCCGTGA
- the ypeB gene encoding germination protein YpeB → MVRNLLIAALVVAVVGTGYWGYREHQEKNAILIHAENNYQRAFHDLAYQIDLLHDKLGATLAMNSHASLSPALAEVWKIASEAHSDVGQLPLSLLPFNKTQEFLSKIGEFSYRTAVRDLEKEPLTEEEHKTLEALYKSAGAIRQELRNVQHLVLENNLRWMDVELALATNDEKGDNIIIDGLKAVEKNVDTFSSSSEFGPSFIGLANEEKGFVRAKGRPISKDEAKRIAREFLGLKGTEKIKVTDSGNGADERFYSLTIHDPKTKGDIYMDVTKNGGYPIWALNSRPIGKPKVSLHEAANRGMAFLRRHQFAGFELYDSTQYDNVAVLTFVKSENGVRIYPEAIQMKVALDNGHVVGFTARDYLSSSIPRPLPKPTLTVEAAKKKLNPHLKVMEERQAVIMNDLQKPVLCYEFLGTLGDETYQLFINAATGLEEKVEKLESVEPNYR, encoded by the coding sequence ATGGTGCGAAACTTACTGATTGCAGCGCTTGTCGTCGCTGTCGTCGGCACTGGTTACTGGGGCTACCGGGAGCATCAGGAAAAAAACGCGATCTTAATTCATGCGGAAAACAATTACCAGCGCGCGTTCCACGATTTGGCCTACCAGATCGATTTGCTGCATGACAAGCTTGGAGCGACGCTGGCGATGAATTCGCACGCCTCATTGTCGCCGGCGCTCGCCGAAGTGTGGAAAATCGCATCTGAAGCCCATTCCGATGTCGGCCAACTGCCGCTGTCGCTTTTGCCGTTTAACAAGACGCAAGAGTTTTTATCGAAAATCGGCGAGTTCAGCTACCGGACGGCCGTGCGCGATTTGGAAAAAGAGCCGTTGACCGAAGAAGAGCACAAGACGCTCGAGGCGCTGTACAAAAGCGCCGGCGCGATCCGCCAAGAATTGCGCAACGTGCAGCATTTAGTGCTGGAAAACAATTTGCGCTGGATGGACGTCGAACTGGCGCTGGCGACGAACGACGAGAAAGGCGACAACATCATTATTGACGGCTTAAAAGCGGTGGAGAAAAATGTTGATACATTCTCAAGTTCGTCCGAGTTCGGCCCGTCGTTCATCGGCCTCGCCAACGAGGAAAAAGGCTTTGTCCGCGCGAAAGGGCGCCCGATTTCCAAAGACGAGGCGAAACGGATCGCCCGCGAGTTTCTCGGCTTAAAAGGAACAGAGAAAATCAAGGTGACGGACAGCGGCAATGGGGCGGATGAGCGTTTTTACAGTTTAACGATTCACGATCCGAAAACAAAGGGCGACATTTATATGGATGTGACGAAAAACGGCGGATATCCGATTTGGGCGTTAAACAGCCGGCCAATCGGCAAGCCGAAGGTCAGCTTGCATGAGGCGGCCAACCGCGGGATGGCGTTTTTGCGACGGCATCAATTCGCCGGCTTTGAGTTGTACGACAGCACGCAATACGATAATGTCGCCGTGCTGACGTTTGTTAAAAGCGAAAACGGCGTCCGCATTTACCCGGAAGCGATCCAAATGAAAGTGGCGCTTGACAACGGCCATGTCGTCGGCTTTACGGCGCGCGACTATTTGTCATCGTCCATTCCGCGTCCGTTGCCCAAACCGACGCTCACCGTCGAGGCGGCGAAGAAAAAGTTAAACCCACATTTGAAAGTGATGGAAGAGCGCCAGGCGGTCATTATGAACGATTTGCAAAAACCGGTGCTTTGCTATGAGTTTTTAGGAACGCTTGGCGATGAAACGTATCAACTGTTCATTAACGCCGCAACCGGCCTTGAAGAAAAAGTCGAGAAGCTCGAAAGCGTGGAGCCGAATTACAGATGA
- a CDS encoding YIEGIA family protein: MNEYTFPILYGVAAGVLTRIYLLRTDYRQYPTYLHGRTIHIALGAIAAGLGTVAVPAIMEKEFAAITFLALAASQFRDVRNMERNTLNELDQYELVPRGKTYIEGIAIVFEGRNYLVIFVSFLSTLFYLVWDIWAALAASIIGLMTARRFMSGSRLKDIAEVQYVKPHFEGAGLYVDNIYIMNIGLPARREEILRYGMGFILTPKNFNARTTIANLGQRQAILHDVSTALGIYRDSGTPALVPLAKRDLNDGRVGIFILPQVEDVEKAKAVIENVPVLESAIRMPKKRRWKRKGWSGDDA; the protein is encoded by the coding sequence GTGAACGAATACACGTTTCCGATTTTATACGGTGTTGCCGCTGGGGTGTTGACGCGGATTTATTTGTTGCGCACCGATTACCGGCAATACCCGACGTATTTGCACGGTCGGACAATCCATATCGCCTTAGGGGCCATTGCCGCCGGCTTGGGAACGGTCGCCGTGCCGGCGATTATGGAAAAAGAGTTCGCAGCGATCACGTTTTTGGCCTTGGCCGCCTCACAATTTCGCGACGTACGCAATATGGAGCGCAATACGTTGAACGAGTTGGATCAGTATGAGCTGGTGCCGAGAGGAAAAACATACATCGAAGGCATCGCGATTGTGTTTGAAGGGCGGAACTATTTAGTCATTTTCGTCTCCTTTTTATCGACGCTCTTTTATTTAGTATGGGACATTTGGGCCGCGCTTGCCGCCAGTATCATCGGCCTTATGACGGCGCGGCGGTTTATGAGCGGAAGCCGGCTGAAAGACATTGCCGAGGTCCAATATGTCAAGCCGCATTTTGAAGGGGCAGGGCTGTATGTTGACAACATCTATATCATGAACATCGGCTTGCCGGCGCGGCGCGAAGAAATTTTGCGCTATGGAATGGGGTTTATTTTAACGCCGAAAAATTTCAACGCCCGCACGACGATCGCCAATCTTGGGCAGCGGCAGGCGATTTTGCATGATGTATCGACCGCCCTCGGCATTTACCGCGACTCGGGAACGCCGGCGCTCGTGCCGCTCGCCAAGCGCGATTTGAATGACGGACGCGTCGGCATTTTTATTTTGCCGCAAGTCGAGGATGTCGAGAAGGCGAAGGCTGTCATCGAAAACGTGCCGGTGCTTGAGAGCGCCATCCGCATGCCGAAGAAACGGCGTTGGAAGCGGAAGGGGTGGAGCGGCGATGACGCATGA